A region of Leishmania panamensis strain MHOM/PA/94/PSC-1 chromosome 33 sequence DNA encodes the following proteins:
- a CDS encoding protein prenyltransferase, putative (TriTrypDB/GeneDB-style sysID: LpmP.33.1070) translates to MHDQKKKKEVLTPEAKEAAAQENARVGALYLSILASNKAHVYNTKTLENTEALLLAVPEAYTVYNCRRMALEAVAPMLPCAGSSVSATGMSSAAVESAPVPRCEEWLVQELKLNAKVLLLNYKNYSAFLHRHWIFDQLVALAGLEMQHATEHAVSTALDGTASGTYKLLCGLLRKERAQCEKLLELDERNFHAWNYRRWVLAQELRAMQLAATHRPASLPLASEGATQPSGSATPPLTFFSPEEAAELTYTTHKIKSNFSNYSAWHQRSLAIQSAVTRWQSQQVQEGVPSAAADAQQHQQAWQAALLTQLKEDIEFLKQAVYCDPNDQAAWFYAPFVFQLLRRQYHCEDEKAEALENSFTDAVIDLVAEVDRAGMDDECYLPYYFLLDQLVVLQAASQELARSTTAASAAPDTRSSASLERHITRLCEKVPSILASANGEAEGNRDEANARQCCFRYLHTRLRKADTLRRCLYDDLFQRALQGCHS, encoded by the coding sequence ATGCACgatcaaaaaaaaaagaaggaggtgctgacgCCTGAGGCGAAGGAGGCTGCGGCGCAGGAAAACGCGCGTGTTGGTGCTCTGTACCTATCCATCTTGGCATCCAACAAGGCTCACGTGTACAACACAAAAACACTCGAGAAtaccgaggcgctgctgctggccgtGCCGGAGGCCTACACGGTGTATAACTGTCGCCGCATGGCCCTCGAAGCCGTAGCACCAATGCTTCCCTGTGCTGGCTCATCTGTGTCGGCCACAGGGATgagcagtgctgcagtggagTCTGCTCCGGTTCCTCGCTGTGAGGAGTGGCTTGTGCAGGAGCTGAAGCTCAACGCAAaggtgctgttgctgaaCTACAAAAATTACAGCGCTTTCCTACACCGGCACTGGATCTTTGACCAGCTAGTGGCCTTGGCCGGGCTGGAGATGCAGCATGCGACTGAACATGCTGTGAGTACAGCGCTGGACGGCACTGCGTCCGGCACCTATAAGCTGCTCTGCGGCCTCCTTCGCAAGGAGCGTGCGCAGTgcgagaagctgctggagtTGGACGAGCGCAACTTCCATGCCTGGAACTATCGTCGCTGGGTCCTGGCGCAGGAGCTCCGCGCGATGCAGCTTGCAGCGACCCACCGCCCAGCTTCTTTGCCGCTCGCCTCAGAAGGGGCAACGCAGCCTTCTGGGTCCGctacgccgccgctgacatTCTTCTCTCCGGAAGAAGCTGCAGAGCTCACCTACACGACGCACAAGATTAAGAGCAACTTTTCTAACTacagtgcgtggcatcagCGCTCGCTGGCCATCCAATCCGCGGTGACGAGATGGCAATCTCAGCAAGTGCAGGAGGGCGTCCCTAGTGCTGCGGCGGACGCGCAACAACACCAGCAGGCGTGGCAGGCAGCCCTTTTGACGCAGTTGAAGGAGGACATCGAGTTTTTGAAGCAGGCGGTGTACTGCGACCCGAACGACCAGGCGGCGTGGTTCTACGCACCGTTTGTATTTCAACTGTTGCGCAGGCAGTACCACTGCGAGGacgagaaggcggaggcgctaGAAAACTCCTTCACGGATGCCGTGATTGATCTCGTTGCCGAGGTGGATCGGGCGGGTATGGACGACGAATGCTACTTGCCGTACTACTTCCTCCTTGATCAGCTTGTGGTACTGCAAGCTGCATCTCAGGAGCTAGCGAGGTCGACAACGGCTGCGTCCGCGGCCCCtgacacgcgcagcagcgcatctcTGGAGCGGCACATCACACGGCTCTGTGAGAAGGTCCCATCGATTTTGGCGTCAGCGAATGGCGAGGCGGAAGGCAACAGAGACGAGGCGAACGCACGACAGTGCTGCTTTCGATACCTGCACACACGCTTGCGGAAGGCGGACACGCTACGCCGATGTCTCTACGACGACCTGTTTCAGCGCGCTCTACAGGGATGTCACTCATGA
- a CDS encoding hypothetical protein (TriTrypDB/GeneDB-style sysID: LpmP.33.1100) produces MIPRNVPYEHNPPRRDNIVTVVMPGITSCRSQLSRYTGGDPLQVLCNWSDVDPTDPLHIADAGGNRFTGMSLAKRLRLALQQWRSVVMGWKSDRSESDEDDDVVDAPQRTSPDVVRGGASVSLSVASRTSPSSFGTAVQAADLGLIDPPVLYSATCRIAPRLLHGVLASPEVAEVRHCGWYRTINPMHWVLTVKELITCWSFSVRPFQWCFSEPGRTNTAGIRDQAAFTREVRRAVRHIKAAPTAEPHNNRTDVEARESTPTTINKKHLVLFGVSRGATTCFYSAMKLAPEEAKHVSLVLVEAPFDTLDHVIDTSCWAPCLMRWFVRSFSDWRGSQEERLAYDFDPQKVHLRCPVAFVMSVKDTRVPINCTQALIDRVQRELVPHVIPAVEVLVLQHSRHATMAVGSKEDQDAYVAFVERLYNTYCSP; encoded by the coding sequence ATGATTCCGCGCAATGTGCCGTATGAGCACAACCCGCCGCGTCGTGACAACATCGTGACGGTCGTCATGCCTGGTATCACTTCCTGCCGCTCCCAGCTTTCCCGCTACACTGGTGGGGATCCCCTGCAGGTTCTGTGCAACTGGTCTGACGTGGACCCCACAGACCCGCTGCACATTGCAGATGCGGGAGGGAATCGGTTCACAGGGATGTCTCTTGCTAAGCGGCTTCGGCTCGCTTtgcagcagtggcggagcGTCGTCATGGGTTGGAAGAGTGATCGATCAGAGAGTGACGAAGACGATGACGTGGTAGACGCGCCGCAACGGACATCGCCGGACGTTgtgcgcggcggtgccagcgTCTCGCTCTCCGTCGCCAGTCGTACGTCACCGTCGAGCTTTGGCACCGCGGTGCAGGCAGCAGACCTTGGTCTCATCGACCCCCCAGTGTTGTACAGCGCAACGTGCCGCATTGCCCCGCGGCTACTGCACGGTGTTCTTGCCTCGCccgaggtggcggaggtgcgaCACTGTGGGTGGTATCGTACTATTAATCCAATGCACTGGGTCCTCACGGTGAAAGAGCTCATTACGTGCTGGTCGTTTAGCGTGCGACCTTTTCAGTGGTGCTTCTCGGAGCCAGGCAGGACGAACACAGCGGGCATTCGAGACCAGGCCGCCTTCACGCGTGAAGTGCGGCGTGCCGTGCGTCATATAAAGGCCGCGCCAACAGCGGAACCGCATAACAACAGGACAGACGTAGAGGCACGGGAAAGCACCCCAACAACGATCAACAAGAAGCACCTGGTCCTCTTTGGTGTCAGCCGTGGTGCCACGACGTGCTTCTACTCGGCCATGAAACTAGCACCAGAGGAGGCCAAGCATGTCTCTCTCGTACTTGTCGAGGCGCCATTCGACACGCTGGACCACGTCATCGACACATCGTGTTGGGCTCCGTGCCTCATGCGGTGGTTTGTGCGGTCGTTCAGCGACTGGCGCGGGAGTCAGGAGGAGAGGCTCGCCTACGACTTTGATCCACAGAAAGTGCATCTCCGCTGCCCTGTCGCCTTCGTCATGTCTGTCAAGGACACGCGCGTGCCCATCAACTGCACACAGGCGCTGATTGACCGTGTGCAACGAGAGCTCGTCCCACATGTAATACCCGCGGTGGaagtgctggtgctgcaacATAGTCGACACGCCACGATGGCAGTCGGCAGCAAGGAAGACCAGGACGCGTACGTTGCGTTTGTGGAACGCCTCTACAACACGTACTGCTCCCCCTGA
- a CDS encoding hypothetical protein (TriTrypDB/GeneDB-style sysID: LpmP.33.1080) translates to MGCSASKDVKGGNNTRTPTSNTRENTAPVAVAPPAPAAEAPPAPAAEAPPAPAAEAPPAPAAEAPPAPAAEAPPAPAAEAPAAEAPPALRVPSDENDASNHESKSASNRSVEIPASREKDCNDNMTNSMDKSLKGGPDKAPTRNGSEITNGHADEKDTPVVLPNGVWTLTVGTPYYYSAEENLYYHPPSCQFYDPTNGMWYDPVSDEWYRDEGSEAGTA, encoded by the coding sequence atggggtgcagcgcctccaagGATGTCAAGGGTGGCAACAACACAAGGACTCCGACCAGTAACACAAGGGAAAATACTGCCCCAGTTGCTGTGGCACCGCCTGCACCGGCTGCAGaggcaccacctgcaccggctgcggaggcaccacctgcgccggctgcggaggcaccacctgcgccggctgcagaggcaccacctgcaccggctgcggaggcaccacctgcaccggcTGCGGAGGCACCGGCTGCGGAGGCACCGCCTGCACTCCGTGTGCCGAGCGACGAAAACGATGCCTCGAACCATGAGAGCAAGTCGGCTAGCAACCGCTCCGTGGAAATCCCGGCAAGCCGTGAGAAGGACTGTAACGATAACATGACCAACAGCATGGACAAGTCTTTGAAGGGTGGGCCCGACAAGGCCCCGACTCGAAATGGCTCTGAAATAACCAACGGCCACGCGGACGAAAAGGACACCCCTGTCGTGCTGCCCAACGGTGTTTGGACGCTGACAGTGGGAACCCCCTACTACTACTCCGCAGAGGAGAACCTGTACTATCACCCGCCTAGCTGTCAGTTCTACGACCCCACAAACGGGATGTGGTACGACCCGGTGTCTGATGAGTGGTACCGCGACGAAGGATCCGAAGCGGGGACGGCGTAG
- a CDS encoding chloride channel protein, putative (TriTrypDB/GeneDB-style sysID: LpmP.33.1110), giving the protein MARYESVDTYEAESMLYKDHLETRSHEPRWFMWVFVVVLGVATSALSVGMVTCLHMFNAVRYELLGFGLRGFTFVDAQRYPNVSEAPPVNVMGSSGRDTAHSASLDVWAMLRGNNVGLYGIASPRWYWSGYALWIAFAVCTSAVASGVCYLVPQSVGSGIPEVLAYLNGVSYPMMRSTRVLVAKLVAVVFTVASGVCTGHYGHLMLAGAMLGAQLLQRRHGVRCYHVHFVDHFRNPRDRRIVLVIGAAAGIAAAFCVSVGGLLVVLELLSAVYPVRFALYIFAACLLSTLFTQGYWSYSMNLDAPYRLHGGLLLREVVVLFRSHLPFGQHAAMNLMAFIPAFAIGLCSGACAVGFVRLSWAALYCRRRLEVWLRTKAIRYVLPILFTLLYVSVHYWVAVAFSAVPVTDEATTSALSGDSSAQASGRADSNTSSSSNGGAADEHTPAVCRPVPYTVRSGRNVTTIGFYGMNGFLCPAGSYPDVGAAGVYDAAPQEKGALGDKMTLQQQRQQTVRVVDAYASLAFSYADSTLQTLLSQRTEHLLPWPALLTFSLIYFFASAVYSGLGLYGDTMLSSLVIGAAIGRCIGAAVHSAAVAWNVNAATWADPGVFALFGAGSFVSATSGLSFGIGAILIECTADFRHLLPLMFAIAVARRVLLRWGRDVHTVYLEARAVPLLNAESYLGRYGLLDARHVMHSPVVSLPVVCTLDDVVRTLRSTTHHGFPVVSLNDGTFKGIVTRAQLELLLWHLIMTDGRTSHCTYDVMQRVEDHVFHSGWQSIDPTQRLRHERLHTDQVSLYPYVDTSAFTVLDTTSLPRTYEMFTTLGLRHLVVVDRSNYAVGIITRKDLIGDHLSAVLESQDSPTHTDRVPSSAVFAAALTSLRKPFHPTTAQVSEVARQSSMSNLAGPSPHHR; this is encoded by the coding sequence ATGGCTCGCTACGAGTCTGTGGACACGTACGAGGCCGAGAGTATGCTGTACAAGGACCACCTGGAGACTCGCAGCCACGAGCCGCGTTGGTTCATGTGGGTCTTCGTGGTAGTACTCGGTGTCGCGACAAGCGCGCTGTCAGTTGGCATGGTAACGTGTCTGCACATGTTCAATGCAGTGCGCTACGAACTTCTCGGCTTTGGACTGCGCGGCTTTACCTTTGTAGATGCGCAGCGGTATCCCAACGTTAGTGAAGCGCCGCCAGTAAACGTGATGGGCAGTAGCGGACGCGACACTGCCCACAGCGCCTCGCTCGATGTGTGGGCGATGCTGAGGGGCAACAACGTGGGTCTATACGGGATCGCGTCCCCGCGCTGGTACTGGTCTGGGTACGCCTTGTGGATCGCCTTTGCCGTTTGCACTTCCGCAGTCGCTAGTGGAGTGTGCTACCTTGTTCCGCAGAGCGTCGGTTCGGGGATTCCGGAGGTGCTCGCCTATCTCAACGGTGTATCGTACCCGATGATGCGCAGCACCCGCGTGCTCGTGGCGAAGcttgtcgccgtcgtcttcACTGTCGCCAGTGGCGTGTGTACGGGTCACTACGGCCACCTCATGCTCGCGGGGGCGATGCTTGGCGCACAGCTActacagcggcggcacggtGTTCGGTGCTACCATGTGCACTTTGTGGACCACTTCCGAAACCCGCGCGATCGCCGCATCGTTCTTGTCATTGGGGCCGCCGCCGGtatcgctgccgccttctGCGTGTCCGTTGGTGGCCTTCTCGTAGTGCTCGAACTCTTGTCAGCCGTCTACCCGGTGCGCTTTGCTCTCTATATTTTTGCTGCGTGTCTGCTGTCAACGTTGTTCACGCAAGGGTACTGGTCCTACTCGATGAACCTCGATGCGCCCTACCGACTGCACggagggctgctgctgcgcgaggttgTGGTGTTGTTTCGCTCTCACCTCCCCTTTGGCCAGCACGCAGCGATGAATTTGATGGCGTTTATCCCTGCCTTCGCTATCGggctctgcagcggcgcgtgcgctgtGGGATTTGTACGGCTGAGCTGGGCGGCGCTCTACTGCAGGCGGCGCCTGGAGGTGTGGCTGCGCACCAAGGCAATCCGGTACGTGCTTCCAATCCTATTTACACTTCTGTACGTGAGCGTGCACTACTGGGTTGCTGTGGCTTTCTCAGCGGTGCCTGTAACCGATGAAGCAACGACCTCTGCCCTTAGTGgggacagcagcgcgcaggcAAGTGGAAGAGCTGACTCAAAtacgtcgtcgtcttcgaaCGGTGGAGCTGCCGACGAGCACACGCCGGCGGTATGCCGACCCGTGCCGTACACCGTGCGTAGCGGACGCAACGTGACGACCATCGGCTTCTACGGCATGAATGGCTTCTTGTGCCCGGCGGGCAGCTACCCCGACGTTGGCGCTGCCGGTGTCTATGACGCTGCACCGCAGGAAAAAGGTGCGTTGGGTGACAAGAtgacactgcagcagcagcggcagcagacggtGCGGGTAGTTGATGCGTACGCCTCCCTGGCCTTCTCGTACGCGGACTCGACGCTGCAGACACTACTGAGTCAGCGAACGGAGCACTTGCTGCCGTGGCCTGCCCTCCTTACATTTTCCCTTATCTACTTTTTCGCCTCCGCTGTCTACTCCGGCCTCGGTCTGTACGGAGACACCATGCTGTCGTCTCTGGTGATTGGCGCGGCCATCGGCCGCTGCATcggagcggcggtgcactCGGCAGCAGTTGCTTGGAACGTGAATGCGGCCACGTGGGCGGACCCTGGCGTGTTTGCGCTCTTCGGCGCCGGCAGCTTTGTGAGTGCTACATCGGGTCTTAGTTTTGGCATTGGGGCCATCCTCATCGAGTGCACGGCTGACTTCCGCCATCTCCTGCCACTCATGTTTGCGATTGCCGTGGCCCGACGCGTGCTCCTGCGGTGGGGCCGGGACGTGCACACGGTCTACCTGGAGGCCCGCGCCGTCCCCCTGCTCAACGCGGAGTCGTACTTGGGGCGGTACGGCTTGCTGGACGCACGACACGTGATGCACTCTCCGGTCGTTTCTCTCCCTGTTGTCTGCACCCTCGATGATGTggtgcgcacgctgcgcagcacgacGCACCATGGTTTTCCCGTCGTCTCCCTCAACGACGGCACCTTCAAAGGGATCGTCACGCGagcgcagctggagctgctgctgtggcaccTGATCATGACTGATGGACGCACAAGCCACTGCACCTACGACGTGATGCAGCGCGTTGAGGACCACGTATTCCACAGTGGCTGGCAGAGTATCGACCCGACTCAACGCCTGCGCCACGAGCGACTGCACACTGACCAAGTTTCGCTGTATCCGTACGTGGACACTTCCGCCTTCACGGTGCTTGACACGACTTCCCTGCCACGCACCTACGAGATGTTCACGACGCTAGGGCTGCGTCACCTTGTCGTGGTCGATCGCAGCAACTACGCTGTTGGCATAATCACACGCAAGGATCTCATCGGTGATCATCTTTCAGCCGTGTTAGAATCGCAAGACTCGCCGACACACACCGACCGCGTACCGTCATCAGCGGTATTCGCAGCGGCCTTGACGAGCCTGCGGAAACCCTTTCATCCGACCACCGCCCAGGTGTCGGAGGTGGCGCGGCAGTCGTCGATGTCGAACCTGGCTGGACCATCACCCCATCACCGGTAG
- a CDS encoding hypothetical protein (TriTrypDB/GeneDB-style sysID: LpmP.33.1120), protein MSRAANRISGSMACQTVVNHGYYLKPMTGNPYLCTQHDGVTTAYQQGFSPKDVHWLYRFRYNLLPQGMSGGFFTRNPYGRYVHWLEVSTIEKMRLQMLSLESVPCSVVSIFVVLFTAWHLYRLAFLHPDITLYNLGLWPTKPWLQQQRFNKKKELDQEVYRWVYRVPELMMNDPIRDMYKMGIAANDPVLAIAKEQGVANELTMDHDQYTSTSPDIRRVIAKARKEVDHSSETSSAMNSMIGV, encoded by the coding sequence ATGTCTCGTGCGGCAAACAGGATTAGCGGCAGTATGGCTTGCCAGACGGTGGTCAACCACGGCTACTACCTGAAGCCCATGACCGGCAACCCGTACCTGTGCACCCAACACGATGGCGTCACGACAGCCTACCAGCAGGGCTTCTCCCCCAAGGATGTCCACTGGCTGTATCGCTTTCGCTACAACTTGTTACCGCAGGGTATGTCGGGCGGCTTCTTCACCCGCAACCCCTACGGTCGCTACGTGCACTGGCTGGAGGTGAGCACGATCGAGAAGATGCGCCTGCAGATGTTGTCGTTGGAATCCGTTCCGTGTTCCGTCGTGAGCATCTTTGTCGTGCTCTTCACCGCGTGGCACTTGTACCGCCTCGCCTTTCTGCATCCCGACATCACCCTCTACAATTTGGGTCTGTGGCCCACCAAGCcgtggctgcagcagcagcgcttcaacaagaagaaagagcTCGATCAAGAGGTGTACCGCTGGGTGTACCGCGTTCCGGAGCTCATGATGAACGACCCGATCCGTGACATGTACAAGATGGGCATCGCCGCCAACGATCCGGTTCTCGCAATAGCCAAGGAGCAGGGGGTGGCAAACGAGCTGACCATGGACCATGACCAGTACACGTCAACGTCGCCGGACATTCGCCGCGTCATCGCCAAGGCCCGCAAGGAAGTTGACCACAGCTCAGAAACAAGCTCGGCGATGAACTCCATGATCGGCGTGTAG
- a CDS encoding hypothetical protein (TriTrypDB/GeneDB-style sysID: LpmP.33.1090) → MYVRAQTRRGEPKGKKEAQPTMDGGDSVFYEDAVLCSDEGEVKDDTPQATLKLLADFPEPLTEPQRRAVQRYVSQKVREYEVVRYQVAVVEKGYLALLRLVKRLRREVAELTASLIEGVNTSDASTPTAAASVSISPAAPTAATSAVSATKEGTIAAKRRSVGLLLRSSVFSSLQRVLQAVQTEQLDEKAEQLARQRERIARESRLHLVSQDLVSQEALLEPLQRKYARAVALGAAAAEEVTPLLTLLEDMWRLEALYPSRFSMVARGTLQLLLGDGTHEGEGNRAEEEVLVDPDDDSSRTAARSAAAVSFLVPFTPAQYTPDIEDLVRAQVEVVIDEYLAYRTRMDPVLYQLEQSQQLAKAKKVDQLMDAIGIAGTESGIEVLPMGSAAAVLHDERGGVLVKTPQHMMDISSDDEDDDQAHAGVTIGGGAADADCHDRKQIQTALTALDDFEDT, encoded by the coding sequence atgtacgTACGCGCGCAGACACGACGCGGTGAaccaaaagggaaaaaagaagcaCAGCCCACCATGGACGGTGGTGACTCGGTCTTCTATGAGGACGCAGTGCTCTGTTCGGATGAGGGAGAAGTGAAGGATGACACACCGCAGGCTACCCTAAAGCTGCTCGCTGACTTTCCCGAGCCCCTTACCGAGCCTCAACGACGCGCCGTCCAACGCTACGTCTCGCAGAAAGTCCGCGAGTATGAGGTGGTGCGGTACCAAGTGGCAGTTGTAGAGAAGGGGTACCTGGCCTTGCTGCGCCTCGTGAAGCGACTGCGGCGGGAAGTGGCTGAGCTTACAGCGAGCCTCATTGAGGGCGTAAACACATCGGATGCCTCGACccccacagctgctgcgtccgTCTCAATATCGCCCGCAGCCCCCACGGCTGCAACCTCGGCCGTCTCCGCTACGAAGGAGGGAACCATTGCCGCGAAGCGCCGCTCAGTCGGGTTGCTACTCCGCTCCTCCGTCTTCAGCAGCCTTCAGCGGGTGCTCCAGGCGGTCCAGACGGAGCAGCTCGATGAGAAAGCGGAACAGCTGGCGAGGCAGCGTGAGAGGATCGCTCGCGAGTCCCGTCTCCACCTCGTCAGCCAGGACCTGGTGTCACAGGAAGCCCTGCtggagccgctgcagcgcaagtACGCACGCGCCGTTGCGCTgggcgcagccgctgcagaagaagTGACACCCCTGttgacgctgctggaggacaTGTGGCGGCTCGAGGCACTGTAcccctctcgcttctccatGGTTGCCAGAGGCACACTACAGCTACTCCTAGGAGACGGCACACACGAAGGGGAAGGCAAcagagcagaagaggaggtTTTAGTCGACCCAGACGACGACTCCAGTCGCACGGCAGCACGCTCAGCGGCTGCCGTATCATTTTTGGTGCCCTTTACCCCTGCCCAGTACACCCCCGACATCGAGGACCTCGTGCGTGCCCAGGTAGAGGTGGTGATCGACGAGTATCTAGCCTACCGCACCCGTATGGACCCGGTGCTTTACCAGCTAgagcagtcgcagcagctggccaaggcgaagaaggtggATCAGCTCATGGACGCCATCGGCATTGCTGGTACGGAGTCTGGCATCGAGGTGCTACCTATGGGtagcgcagccgcagtgctGCACGATGAGCGCGGTGGTGTGTTGGTCAAGACACCGCAGCACATGATGGACATCTCGtccgacgacgaggatgacgatcAGGCCCACGCAGGCGTAACgatcggcggcggtgcggcagacGCAGACTGCCACGACAGAAAGCAGATCCAGACGGCGCTCACGGCGCTCGATGACTTCGAGGACACGTAA